From one Nycticebus coucang isolate mNycCou1 chromosome 14, mNycCou1.pri, whole genome shotgun sequence genomic stretch:
- the CHORDC1 gene encoding cysteine and histidine-rich domain-containing protein 1 isoform X2, whose protein sequence is MALLCYNRGCGQRFDPETNSDDACTYHPGVPVFHDALKGWSCCKRRTTDFSDFLSIVGCTKGRHSSEKPPEPVKPEVKTSEKKELSELKPKFQEHIIQAPKPVEAIKRPSPDEPMTNLELKISASLKQALDKLKLSSGNEEDKKEDSDEIKIGTSCKNGGCSKTYQGLQSLEEVCVYHSGVPIFHEGMKYWSCCRRKTSDFNTFLAQEGCTTGKHMWTKKDAGKKVVPCRHDWHQTGGEVTISVYAKNSLPDLSRVEANSTSLNVHIVFEGEKEFHQNVKLWGVIDVKRSYVTMTATKIEITMRKAEPMQWASLELPAAKKPEKQQEDRTD, encoded by the exons ATGGCCTTGCTGTGCTACAACCGGGGCTGCGGCCAGCGCTTCGATCCCGAGACCAATTCCGACG ATGCTTGCACATACCACCCAGGTGTTCCGGTCTTTCATGATGCATTAAAG GGTTGGTCTTGCTGTAAGAGAAGAACAactgatttttctgatttcttaagCATTGTA GGCTGTACAAAAGGCAGACACAGCAGTGAGAAGCCCCCGGAGCCTGTCAAACCCGAAGTCAAGACTTCAGAGAAGAAAGAGCTCTCCGAGTTGAAACCTAAATTTCAGGAGCACATCATTCAagccccaaaaccagtagaagcaATAAAAAGGCCCAG CCCAGATGAACCAATGacaaatttggaattaaaaatatctGCTTCCCTAAAACAAGCACTTGATAAACTTAAGCTGTCATCAGGGAATGAAGAAGATAAGAAAG aagATAGTGATGAAATTAAGATTGGAACCTCATGTAAAAATGGAGGATGTTCAAAG aCATATCAGGGTCTACAAAGTCTAGAAGAAGTCTGTGTTTATCATTCTGGAGTACCTATTTTTCATGAGGG GATGAAATACTGGAGCTGTTGTAGAAGAAAAACTTCTGATTTTAATACATTCTTAGCCCAAGAGGGCTGTACAACAGGGAAACACATGTGGACAAAAAAGGATGCT GGGAAGAAAGTTGTTCCATGTAGGCATGACTGGCATCAGACTGGGGGTGAAGTCACCATTTCAGTATATGCTAAAAATTCACTTCCTGACCTTAGTCGAGTAGAAGCAAATAGTACATCG TTAAATGTGCACATTGTAtttgaaggagagaaggaatttcatcaaaatgttaAATTATGGGGT GTGATTGATGTAAAGCGAAGTTACGTAACTATGACTGCCACAAAGATTGAGATCACCATGAGAAAAGCTGAGCCTATGCAGTGGGCAAGCCTTGAACTGCCTGCAGCCAAGAAGCCGGAAAAACAACAAGAAGATAGAACAGAttga
- the CHORDC1 gene encoding cysteine and histidine-rich domain-containing protein 1 isoform X1, with the protein MALLCYNRGCGQRFDPETNSDDACTYHPGVPVFHDALKGWSCCKRRTTDFSDFLSIVGCTKGRHSSEKPPEPVKPEVKTSEKKELSELKPKFQEHIIQAPKPVEAIKRPSPDEPMTNLELKISASLKQALDKLKLSSGNEEDKKEEDSDEIKIGTSCKNGGCSKTYQGLQSLEEVCVYHSGVPIFHEGMKYWSCCRRKTSDFNTFLAQEGCTTGKHMWTKKDAGKKVVPCRHDWHQTGGEVTISVYAKNSLPDLSRVEANSTSLNVHIVFEGEKEFHQNVKLWGVIDVKRSYVTMTATKIEITMRKAEPMQWASLELPAAKKPEKQQEDRTD; encoded by the exons ATGGCCTTGCTGTGCTACAACCGGGGCTGCGGCCAGCGCTTCGATCCCGAGACCAATTCCGACG ATGCTTGCACATACCACCCAGGTGTTCCGGTCTTTCATGATGCATTAAAG GGTTGGTCTTGCTGTAAGAGAAGAACAactgatttttctgatttcttaagCATTGTA GGCTGTACAAAAGGCAGACACAGCAGTGAGAAGCCCCCGGAGCCTGTCAAACCCGAAGTCAAGACTTCAGAGAAGAAAGAGCTCTCCGAGTTGAAACCTAAATTTCAGGAGCACATCATTCAagccccaaaaccagtagaagcaATAAAAAGGCCCAG CCCAGATGAACCAATGacaaatttggaattaaaaatatctGCTTCCCTAAAACAAGCACTTGATAAACTTAAGCTGTCATCAGGGAATGAAGAAGATAAGAAAG aagaagATAGTGATGAAATTAAGATTGGAACCTCATGTAAAAATGGAGGATGTTCAAAG aCATATCAGGGTCTACAAAGTCTAGAAGAAGTCTGTGTTTATCATTCTGGAGTACCTATTTTTCATGAGGG GATGAAATACTGGAGCTGTTGTAGAAGAAAAACTTCTGATTTTAATACATTCTTAGCCCAAGAGGGCTGTACAACAGGGAAACACATGTGGACAAAAAAGGATGCT GGGAAGAAAGTTGTTCCATGTAGGCATGACTGGCATCAGACTGGGGGTGAAGTCACCATTTCAGTATATGCTAAAAATTCACTTCCTGACCTTAGTCGAGTAGAAGCAAATAGTACATCG TTAAATGTGCACATTGTAtttgaaggagagaaggaatttcatcaaaatgttaAATTATGGGGT GTGATTGATGTAAAGCGAAGTTACGTAACTATGACTGCCACAAAGATTGAGATCACCATGAGAAAAGCTGAGCCTATGCAGTGGGCAAGCCTTGAACTGCCTGCAGCCAAGAAGCCGGAAAAACAACAAGAAGATAGAACAGAttga